GCCACTTCTTCTATACCTTTCCTGCAAATATTATCCGTAACATTTCCAAGAGGAATTTCTTTCATCAATGCCCCAGAAATATGAGTAGCTGCTGTAGTTACAGCTCCACATATTCCAGGTTGTACAATTTTAGCACCACCTGAAAATCCAGCATCTGAATGTGGAATTATATTTCCAAGTCCAATTATATAATCTACTTCTTGAACTTTTTTATTTACGCTAACTGGAAATTTAAAGCCATCGATTTCAACCATTCCTAAATCCACAAGGGCATTTTTATCAGTAACGTCATGTTGGTAAATTTTAATATTGTCAAAAATCTCTTTTCCAACCTTTTCAATAATTTCTTTTTCTGTCATAATACGGTGAGTTCCATTAGCTACCATTATCTCAATATTGTTTAATGTTACTCCTACATTTGTAGTTATATACTCTATTAAAATAGGAAGCATTTTACTTATAGGGGTACTTCTTGTATTATCGTCAATTAATATCAACACTTTACTGTCTTTTTCCATTTCATCCTTTAATGCCCTACAGCCGATAGGATTGTCCAATCTTTCAAACATCCTCTTCTTTAAGCTTTTTAAAGGAGTGAATTTTTTCATCACTCCTTTAAAAATAAGTGATGAAGCTTGTATTTTAGCATGTATATATGTGTCACCATAGGGCAATGATATATTTGTCATGTTTTCTTGCACGATATG
The genomic region above belongs to Clostridium sp. AWRP and contains:
- the larA gene encoding nickel-dependent lactate racemase, which encodes MTNISLPYGDTYIHAKIQASSLIFKGVMKKFTPLKSLKKRMFERLDNPIGCRALKDEMEKDSKVLILIDDNTRSTPISKMLPILIEYITTNVGVTLNNIEIMVANGTHRIMTEKEIIEKVGKEIFDNIKIYQHDVTDKNALVDLGMVEIDGFKFPVSVNKKVQEVDYIIGLGNIIPHSDAGFSGGAKIVQPGICGAVTTAATHISGALMKEIPLGNVTDNICRKGIEEVARKVGLNFIVNVVMTPEGEIVDIFTGDFVKAHREGVKLSAEVYGTKISELADIVVVSSSPCDIDYWQAEKGLVSAYFCVKQGGYIIFAAPCYEGMEHNHPKLREWAKVSYKEAEIIARKTSLEDETCDLVAADIAMSNARIREKAKVLIVTEGLSDEEISILGYKKFETLQKAVDYALKENPNFKIGILPRGGDCLPCSNFH